From the Gramella sp. Hel_I_59 genome, one window contains:
- the rpsH gene encoding 30S ribosomal protein S8, with product MNTDPIADYLTRIRNANAANHRVVEIPASNVKKEITKILFDQGYILSYKFEDTTAQGVIKIALKYDKITKEPVIKKIQRISKPGLRKYAGSTEIPRILNGLGIAIVSTSHGVMTGKQAKADKVGGEVLCYVY from the coding sequence ATGAATACAGATCCTATTGCAGATTACTTAACAAGAATCAGGAATGCAAATGCTGCAAACCACAGAGTTGTGGAAATTCCTGCTTCCAATGTTAAAAAAGAGATCACTAAGATATTATTCGATCAAGGATATATTCTAAGTTACAAATTCGAAGACACTACCGCTCAGGGAGTGATCAAGATCGCTCTGAAGTATGATAAGATTACTAAAGAGCCAGTAATTAAGAAGATTCAACGAATAAGTAAACCTGGTTTACGTAAGTATGCCGGATCAACAGAGATTCCAAGAATCCTGAATGGTCTTGGTATCGCGATTGTTTCAACTTCTCACGGAGTTATGACTGGAAAACAGGCTAAAGCCGACAAAGTTGGTGGTGAAGTACTGTGCTACGTTTACTAA
- the rplN gene encoding 50S ribosomal protein L14, with product MVQQESRLKVADNTGAKEVLTIRVLGGTKKRYASVGDKIVVSVKESTPNGNIKKGAVSTAVVVRTKKEVRRPDGSYIRFDDNACVLLGPQGEMRGTRVFGPVARELRDKQFMKIVSLAPEVL from the coding sequence ATGGTACAACAAGAGTCTAGACTAAAAGTAGCAGATAATACCGGAGCTAAGGAAGTCCTTACTATCCGTGTGTTAGGAGGTACAAAGAAAAGATACGCATCTGTTGGAGACAAGATAGTTGTCAGTGTAAAAGAATCTACACCTAACGGAAATATCAAGAAGGGTGCAGTTTCAACAGCAGTTGTTGTTCGTACCAAGAAAGAAGTACGCAGACCGGATGGATCTTATATCCGTTTTGATGATAATGCATGTGTACTTTTAGGTCCTCAGGGTGAAATGCGCGGTACTCGTGTATTTGGTCCTGTAGCACGTGAACTTCGTGATAAGCAATTCATGAAAATTGTATCATTGGCACCTGAAGTGCTTTAA
- the rplP gene encoding 50S ribosomal protein L16 gives MLQPKRTKYRKQQKGRMKGLAQRGHRLSNGTFGIKSMDSSFVTARQIEAARIAATRYMKREGSIWIKIFPDKPITKKPLEVRMGKGKGAVEYWAAVVKPGRIMFEIGGVPMATAKEALRLAAQKLPVRTKFVVARDYQE, from the coding sequence ATGTTACAACCTAAAAGAACAAAATACCGTAAGCAACAAAAAGGCCGTATGAAAGGGCTTGCTCAAAGAGGGCACAGACTTTCAAACGGTACCTTCGGAATCAAATCAATGGATTCCAGCTTTGTTACTGCACGTCAAATAGAAGCAGCGCGTATCGCCGCTACCCGATATATGAAAAGAGAAGGTTCTATCTGGATCAAAATATTTCCAGATAAGCCTATTACAAAGAAACCTCTTGAAGTACGTATGGGTAAAGGTAAAGGTGCCGTGGAATATTGGGCAGCAGTGGTAAAACCAGGAAGAATAATGTTTGAAATTGGTGGAGTACCAATGGCAACTGCTAAAGAGGCTTTACGTCTTGCAGCACAAAAACTTCCGGTAAGAACAAAATTTGTTGTAGCTAGAGATTATCAAGAATAA
- the rplR gene encoding 50S ribosomal protein L18: MAVSKQDRRNKIRKRIRRDIVGTTSRPRLSVFRSNKEIYAQIIDDVEGKTLASASSRDKDIVSASADRKEQAQMVGKAIAEKAKSAGIDTISFDRGGYLYHGRVKSLAEGAREGGLKF, from the coding sequence ATGGCAGTGTCAAAACAAGATAGAAGAAATAAAATTAGAAAACGTATCCGTAGGGATATCGTTGGAACAACAAGCCGTCCTAGATTATCTGTATTCAGAAGCAATAAAGAGATTTATGCTCAGATTATCGATGACGTTGAAGGTAAAACTTTAGCTTCAGCATCTTCAAGAGATAAAGATATCGTGTCTGCTTCTGCAGATAGAAAAGAGCAGGCTCAAATGGTTGGTAAAGCCATCGCTGAGAAAGCGAAAAGTGCTGGTATCGATACAATCTCCTTCGATAGAGGTGGATATCTATATCACGGTAGAGTTAAATCATTAGCAGAAGGTGCTCGCGAAGGAGGACTTAAATTCTAG
- the rplX gene encoding 50S ribosomal protein L24, translating to MTKLKIKSGDTVRVIAGDHKGQEGKVQKVLIEKNKAIVEGVNMISKHEKPSASNPQGGIKEKEAPIHISNLSLIDKNGDTTRVGYREEDGKKVRFSKKSNEVI from the coding sequence ATGACAAAGCTTAAAATAAAATCAGGAGATACCGTACGTGTAATCGCTGGTGACCATAAAGGTCAGGAAGGGAAAGTGCAGAAGGTACTTATCGAGAAGAATAAAGCTATTGTGGAAGGGGTTAATATGATCTCTAAGCATGAGAAGCCTAGTGCTTCTAATCCACAAGGTGGAATTAAGGAGAAAGAAGCTCCAATCCATATTTCTAATCTATCACTTATTGACAAAAACGGTGATACAACGAGAGTTGGTTATAGAGAAGAAGATGGAAAGAAAGTGAGATTCTCTAAAAAATCTAATGAAGTAATATAG
- the rplF gene encoding 50S ribosomal protein L6, translated as MSRIGKNPITIPEGVTVEHKDGLVTVKGKLGELKQQVQDIDVKIEDNVITFERTSDKSDQKAKHGLYRALVNNMIEGVSNGFTKSLELVGVGYRASNQGNKLDLAVGYSHNIVLDLAPEVKVETISEKGKNPVVKLTSHDKQLVGQVAAKIRSMRKPEPYKGKGIKFVGEQLRRKAGKSA; from the coding sequence ATGTCAAGAATAGGTAAAAATCCCATTACAATTCCAGAAGGTGTGACAGTAGAGCACAAAGATGGTCTTGTTACGGTAAAAGGAAAATTAGGAGAGCTTAAGCAGCAGGTACAGGATATCGATGTTAAAATCGAAGATAATGTAATTACTTTTGAGCGTACTTCTGATAAAAGTGATCAGAAAGCAAAACACGGTCTTTATCGTGCTTTGGTAAATAATATGATTGAAGGTGTATCTAATGGATTCACTAAATCACTTGAACTTGTAGGTGTTGGTTATAGAGCTAGCAACCAGGGTAACAAGCTTGATTTGGCTGTTGGTTATTCTCACAATATTGTACTAGATTTGGCTCCCGAAGTTAAAGTGGAGACAATCTCAGAAAAAGGTAAGAACCCTGTCGTTAAACTTACTTCACATGACAAGCAACTTGTAGGACAGGTAGCTGCGAAGATCCGATCAATGAGAAAACCTGAACCTTACAAAGGAAAAGGTATCAAATTTGTTGGTGAACAATTGAGAAGAAAAGCAGGTAAATCAGCATAA
- the rpsQ gene encoding 30S ribosomal protein S17, whose protein sequence is MEKRNLRKERVGVVTSNKMQKSIVVAEVKKVKHPMYGKFVLKTKKYVAHDENNDCNEGDTVKIMETRPLSKSKTWRLVEIIERAK, encoded by the coding sequence ATGGAAAAAAGAAACTTAAGAAAAGAGCGTGTAGGGGTTGTTACAAGTAACAAAATGCAGAAATCCATAGTGGTTGCTGAAGTGAAAAAAGTAAAACACCCTATGTATGGAAAATTCGTTTTGAAAACGAAAAAGTACGTAGCACACGACGAAAATAACGACTGCAACGAAGGTGATACTGTAAAGATCATGGAAACAAGACCTTTAAGTAAATCCAAGACTTGGAGATTAGTAGAAATAATTGAAAGAGCGAAGTAA
- the rplD gene encoding 50S ribosomal protein L4: MEVAVLDIKGKETGRKAQLSDSVFAIEPNEHAVYLDVKQYLANQRQGTHKAKERAEIAGSTRKIKKQKGTGTARAGSIKSPIFKGGGRVFGPRPRNYGFKLNKNLKRLARKSALSIKANDKAIMVIEDFSFDTPKTKNFIEVLQALGIDSKKSLIVLGDSNKNVYLSSRNLKSSEVINSSELSTYKILNAKSIVFVEGSLEGIESKLS, from the coding sequence ATGGAAGTAGCAGTTTTAGATATTAAAGGAAAAGAAACAGGCAGAAAAGCACAGCTTTCTGATTCTGTTTTCGCTATAGAGCCTAATGAGCACGCTGTTTATCTAGATGTTAAACAGTATCTGGCTAACCAACGTCAGGGTACTCATAAAGCTAAGGAGAGAGCAGAGATCGCAGGATCTACGCGTAAGATCAAGAAACAAAAAGGTACTGGTACAGCGAGAGCTGGTAGTATCAAGTCTCCTATCTTTAAAGGTGGTGGACGTGTTTTTGGTCCAAGACCAAGAAACTACGGTTTCAAATTAAACAAGAACCTGAAACGTCTTGCTAGAAAGTCTGCCCTATCAATTAAGGCAAACGACAAGGCTATTATGGTAATTGAAGATTTTTCATTCGATACTCCAAAAACCAAGAACTTTATCGAAGTTCTTCAGGCTCTGGGGATTGACAGTAAAAAATCGCTAATTGTGTTGGGTGACTCAAATAAAAATGTATATTTGTCGTCGCGCAATTTGAAATCCTCGGAAGTTATAAATAGCTCAGAATTAAGTACTTACAAAATACTTAATGCTAAGAGTATCGTCTTCGTAGAAGGATCTTTAGAAGGAATTGAGTCGAAATTAAGTTAA
- the rpsE gene encoding 30S ribosomal protein S5, protein MYQDYKNVEHVKPGGLELKDRLVGVQRVTKVTKGGRAFGFSAIVVVGDENGVVGQGLGKSKEVADAISKAVEDAKKNLVRIPLHKGTLPHEQKGKYGGARVMLLPAAAGTGIIAGGAIRAVLESVGVHDVLSKNQGSSNPHNVVKATFDALLQLRSAETVAKQRGVSLEKVFKG, encoded by the coding sequence ATGTATCAAGATTATAAAAACGTAGAACATGTAAAACCAGGAGGTCTTGAATTGAAGGATCGTTTGGTTGGAGTACAACGTGTTACTAAAGTTACAAAAGGTGGTAGAGCCTTTGGATTCTCTGCTATTGTAGTAGTAGGAGATGAAAATGGTGTAGTTGGTCAGGGACTTGGAAAATCCAAGGAAGTGGCAGATGCTATCTCTAAGGCTGTAGAAGACGCTAAGAAAAATCTGGTACGCATCCCTTTACATAAAGGAACACTACCTCACGAACAAAAAGGTAAGTATGGTGGAGCAAGAGTAATGCTTCTTCCTGCTGCAGCTGGTACCGGTATTATTGCTGGTGGAGCGATTCGTGCGGTACTTGAGTCTGTAGGTGTGCATGATGTACTTTCTAAGAATCAGGGATCTTCGAACCCACACAACGTAGTTAAAGCTACCTTCGATGCTTTACTTCAATTAAGAAGTGCTGAAACTGTTGCAAAACAAAGAGGTGTTTCTTTAGAAAAAGTATTTAAAGGTTAA
- the rpmC gene encoding 50S ribosomal protein L29, with protein sequence MKQSEVKEMSVAELQEELGKSRKAYSDLKMAHAVSPLENPIQLRTERRKVARLATELTKREQQ encoded by the coding sequence ATGAAACAATCAGAAGTAAAAGAAATGTCTGTTGCAGAATTGCAAGAAGAGCTTGGTAAGTCTCGAAAAGCTTATTCAGATTTAAAAATGGCTCATGCTGTTTCGCCTTTGGAGAATCCGATACAGTTGAGAACTGAAAGGAGAAAAGTGGCGAGATTAGCTACAGAGTTAACTAAAAGAGAACAACAATAA
- the rpsS gene encoding 30S ribosomal protein S19: protein MARSLKKGPFVHYKLEQKVAQNVESGKKAVIKTWSRASMITPDFVGQTIAVHNGKQFVPVYVTENMVGHKLGEFSPTRSFRGHAGAKNKGRK, encoded by the coding sequence ATGGCACGTTCATTAAAAAAAGGACCTTTCGTTCATTACAAACTGGAACAAAAAGTGGCTCAGAATGTTGAGTCAGGAAAGAAAGCCGTGATCAAAACCTGGTCTAGAGCTTCTATGATTACTCCAGATTTTGTAGGACAAACTATAGCAGTACACAACGGGAAGCAATTTGTTCCTGTTTATGTAACTGAAAATATGGTGGGTCATAAACTAGGAGAATTTTCACCAACACGTTCTTTCAGAGGACATGCAGGTGCAAAAAATAAAGGTAGAAAATAA
- the rpsJ gene encoding 30S ribosomal protein S10 has product MSQKIRIKLKSYDHNLVDKSAEKIVKTVKTTGAVVTGPIPLPTNKKIFTVLRSPHVNKKSREQFQLSSYKRLLDIYSSSSKTIDALMKLELPSGVEVEIKV; this is encoded by the coding sequence ATGAGTCAAAAAATCAGAATAAAACTAAAATCTTACGATCATAACTTAGTAGACAAGTCTGCTGAAAAGATTGTAAAAACCGTAAAGACTACGGGAGCTGTTGTAACCGGACCAATTCCGTTGCCAACAAACAAAAAAATCTTTACTGTTCTTCGTTCACCTCACGTGAACAAGAAATCCAGAGAGCAGTTTCAATTAAGCTCTTACAAGAGATTACTTGATATCTATAGCTCTTCTTCAAAAACGATTGATGCGTTGATGAAGCTTGAATTGCCAAGTGGGGTTGAAGTAGAGATCAAAGTGTGA
- the rpsC gene encoding 30S ribosomal protein S3, whose product MGQKTNPIGNRLGIIRGWESNWYGGNDYGDKLAEDDKIRKYIHARLSKASVSRVIIERTLKLVTVTITTARPGIIIGKGGQEVDKLKEELKKITDKEVQINIFEIKRPELDAHLVASSVARQIENRISYRRAIKMAIAAAMRMNAEGIKIEISGRLNGAEMARSESYKDGRIPLSTFRADIDYALIEAHTTYGRLGIKVWIMKGEVYGKRELSPLVGLAKNQGKKSGAGRGGNKSRRRK is encoded by the coding sequence ATGGGACAGAAAACAAATCCAATCGGGAATCGCCTTGGTATCATTAGAGGTTGGGAATCCAACTGGTACGGAGGTAATGACTACGGCGATAAACTTGCCGAGGACGATAAGATTAGAAAATACATCCATGCTCGTCTTTCTAAAGCGAGTGTATCGCGTGTAATCATCGAGCGCACGCTTAAGCTTGTAACCGTTACTATCACTACTGCCAGACCTGGTATCATTATCGGGAAAGGTGGACAGGAGGTAGACAAGCTTAAGGAAGAGCTTAAAAAGATTACCGACAAGGAGGTTCAAATTAACATCTTTGAAATCAAAAGGCCTGAACTTGATGCGCATTTAGTTGCTTCAAGTGTTGCAAGACAAATTGAGAATAGAATCTCTTACCGTCGTGCAATCAAAATGGCTATTGCGGCTGCAATGAGAATGAATGCTGAAGGAATCAAGATTGAGATTTCCGGACGTTTAAATGGTGCTGAAATGGCACGTTCAGAATCATACAAGGATGGAAGAATACCTTTGTCTACTTTTAGGGCTGATATTGATTATGCTTTGATCGAAGCTCATACTACCTATGGTAGATTGGGAATCAAAGTATGGATCATGAAAGGTGAGGTATACGGAAAAAGAGAGCTTTCGCCTCTAGTTGGTCTTGCAAAGAACCAAGGAAAAAAATCCGGTGCCGGACGAGGTGGGAACAAATCACGTCGTAGAAAGTAA
- the rplV gene encoding 50S ribosomal protein L22, producing the protein MGVRKRERAEQIKEAKKQVAFAKLNNCPTSPRKMRLMADLVRGEKVEKALHILKFSKKEASNRLEKLLVSAIANWQAKNEEANLEEAELFVKEIRVDGGSMLKRLRPAPQGRAHRIRKRSNHVTLVLGANNNTQS; encoded by the coding sequence ATGGGAGTTCGTAAAAGAGAAAGAGCAGAGCAAATAAAAGAAGCCAAGAAACAGGTAGCTTTTGCAAAGTTAAATAACTGCCCTACTTCGCCTAGAAAAATGCGTCTTATGGCGGATTTGGTTAGAGGAGAGAAAGTAGAAAAAGCGCTTCATATTCTAAAGTTCAGTAAAAAAGAAGCATCTAATCGTTTAGAGAAACTTTTAGTTTCAGCTATTGCCAACTGGCAGGCTAAGAACGAGGAAGCTAACCTTGAAGAAGCTGAGCTATTTGTGAAAGAGATTCGTGTAGACGGAGGAAGTATGTTGAAAAGACTTCGTCCTGCTCCACAGGGTCGTGCACACCGAATTAGAAAGAGATCCAATCATGTTACATTAGTGCTTGGAGCAAACAATAATACACAAAGCTAA
- the rpsN gene encoding 30S ribosomal protein S14 produces the protein MAKESMKAREVKRQKLVKKYAEKRAALKEAGDYEGLQKLPKNSSPVRLHNRCKLTGRPKGYMRQFGLSRVMFREMANQGLIPGVKKASW, from the coding sequence ATGGCTAAAGAATCAATGAAAGCCCGTGAGGTGAAAAGACAGAAATTGGTAAAGAAGTATGCTGAGAAACGCGCTGCCCTTAAAGAAGCAGGTGATTACGAAGGTTTACAGAAACTACCAAAGAATTCTTCTCCGGTTCGTTTGCACAACAGATGTAAATTAACTGGAAGACCTAAAGGGTATATGAGACAATTTGGTCTTTCTCGAGTAATGTTTAGAGAGATGGCTAATCAAGGTCTTATACCAGGTGTCAAAAAAGCAAGCTGGTAA
- the rpmD gene encoding 50S ribosomal protein L30, translating to MGKIKVTKRKSAINRTKNQKLVLESLGLKKIGQTVEHDDTPNILGMVNKVKHLVSVEETK from the coding sequence ATGGGAAAGATAAAAGTCACTAAAAGGAAAAGTGCTATTAATCGCACGAAAAATCAAAAGCTTGTTCTTGAGTCTCTAGGACTTAAGAAAATTGGGCAGACGGTTGAACATGACGATACGCCAAACATCCTTGGTATGGTAAATAAAGTTAAACACTTAGTTTCTGTCGAAGAAACAAAATAA
- the rplW gene encoding 50S ribosomal protein L23 translates to MSILIKPVITEKATTDSEMNNRFTFVVSNKANKIQIKDAVESAYGVSVTKVRTMNVRPDRKTKYTKSGMITGKTNAFKKAVVQVAEGETIDLYSNL, encoded by the coding sequence ATGAGCATCTTGATTAAACCTGTTATTACAGAAAAAGCTACTACAGATAGTGAGATGAACAATCGCTTCACTTTTGTAGTAAGTAACAAGGCAAATAAGATTCAGATCAAAGACGCAGTTGAATCTGCTTATGGCGTGTCTGTTACTAAAGTTCGAACTATGAATGTCCGCCCGGATCGTAAGACTAAATATACTAAGTCTGGTATGATCACTGGTAAAACTAATGCTTTCAAAAAAGCAGTAGTACAGGTGGCGGAAGGTGAAACTATTGATTTATACAGTAATCTTTAA
- the rplB gene encoding 50S ribosomal protein L2: MSVRKLKPITPGQRFRVVNGYDAITTDKPEKSLLAPIKKSGGRNSQGKMTMRYKGGGHKRRYRVIDFKRDKQGIPATVASIEYDPNRTAFIALLNYQDGEKRYIIAQNGLQVGQNIVSSIEAASPEIGNAMPLANIPLGTVISCIELRPGQGAVMARSAGAFAQLLAREGKYATIKLPSGEIRRVLSLCIATIGAVSNSDHQLMIGGKAGRSRWLGIRPRTRPVAMNPVDHPMGGGEGRASGGHPRSRKGLPAKGFKTRSRTKASNKYIVERRKTRKK; this comes from the coding sequence ATGTCAGTTAGAAAATTAAAACCAATTACACCTGGTCAGCGTTTTAGAGTAGTGAATGGGTATGACGCCATTACTACTGATAAGCCGGAGAAAAGCCTATTGGCGCCGATAAAAAAATCAGGTGGTAGAAACAGTCAGGGAAAAATGACCATGCGCTATAAAGGTGGTGGTCACAAAAGAAGGTATCGTGTAATCGACTTTAAGCGTGACAAGCAGGGAATTCCTGCTACAGTAGCTTCTATCGAATACGATCCAAACAGAACGGCCTTTATCGCATTATTGAATTATCAGGATGGAGAGAAAAGGTATATTATTGCTCAGAACGGGCTTCAGGTTGGACAGAATATAGTTTCTTCCATCGAAGCTGCTTCTCCTGAGATCGGGAATGCAATGCCTTTGGCAAACATTCCACTTGGTACGGTTATTTCATGTATTGAGTTGAGACCAGGACAGGGAGCTGTGATGGCGCGTAGTGCCGGTGCTTTCGCTCAGTTATTAGCGAGAGAAGGTAAGTACGCAACTATCAAGTTGCCTTCTGGGGAGATTAGACGTGTTCTTTCACTTTGTATAGCTACAATCGGAGCTGTATCTAACAGTGATCATCAGTTAATGATTGGTGGTAAAGCTGGTAGAAGCAGATGGTTGGGTATACGTCCAAGAACAAGACCGGTAGCGATGAACCCTGTCGATCACCCAATGGGTGGTGGTGAAGGTAGAGCTTCAGGTGGTCACCCACGTTCTAGAAAAGGTCTTCCTGCTAAAGGATTCAAGACCCGCTCAAGAACAAAAGCGAGTAATAAATATATTGTAGAACGTAGAAAGACTAGAAAGAAATAA
- the rplC gene encoding 50S ribosomal protein L3: protein MSGLIGKKIGMTSIFDENGKNIPCTVIEAGPCLVTQVRTKEVDGYEALQLGFDDKKTVNKAAEGHAKKAGTVAKRKVVEFQGYNEDYKLGDSVTVEHFREGEFVDIAGTSKGKGFQGVVKRHGFGGVGQATHGQHNRLRAPGSIGAASYPARVFKGMKMAGRMGGERVKVENLKVLKVVADKNLLVVKGCVPGSKNSYVIISK from the coding sequence ATGTCTGGGTTAATAGGAAAAAAGATCGGTATGACCAGCATCTTCGACGAGAATGGGAAGAACATCCCATGTACCGTAATCGAAGCTGGACCATGCTTGGTTACCCAAGTCAGAACCAAAGAGGTTGACGGGTATGAAGCACTTCAACTTGGTTTCGATGACAAAAAGACTGTTAATAAAGCTGCTGAAGGGCATGCTAAAAAAGCAGGAACCGTTGCAAAACGTAAAGTCGTTGAATTCCAGGGTTATAATGAAGATTACAAATTAGGTGACTCTGTTACCGTGGAACATTTTAGAGAAGGTGAATTTGTGGATATCGCAGGTACATCTAAAGGTAAAGGTTTCCAGGGTGTTGTAAAGAGACACGGTTTTGGAGGAGTTGGACAGGCCACACACGGTCAGCACAACAGATTGAGAGCTCCTGGTTCTATTGGTGCAGCTTCTTATCCTGCGAGAGTATTCAAGGGAATGAAGATGGCCGGAAGAATGGGTGGCGAGAGAGTTAAAGTTGAAAACCTGAAAGTTTTGAAGGTTGTGGCAGATAAGAACCTTTTAGTAGTAAAAGGTTGTGTGCCGGGATCTAAAAACTCATACGTAATCATTAGTAAGTAA
- the rplE gene encoding 50S ribosomal protein L5 — protein MAYVPRLRQEYNERVKNALKDEFSYSNIMEVPKLEKIVISRGVGGAVADKKLIDHAIEELSAISGQKAVATISKKDVASFKLRKGMPIGAKVTLRGYRMYEFLDRLITSALPRVRDFNGIKSNGFDGRGNYNLGITEQIIFPEIDIDAVNRIAGMDITFVTSAETDKEAKALLTELGLPFKKN, from the coding sequence ATGGCATACGTACCAAGACTTAGACAGGAATATAACGAGAGAGTTAAGAATGCTCTTAAGGATGAATTCAGTTACTCCAATATTATGGAGGTGCCAAAACTGGAGAAGATAGTAATTAGCCGTGGAGTTGGTGGAGCAGTGGCAGATAAGAAACTTATCGACCATGCAATCGAGGAACTTTCTGCAATTAGTGGACAAAAGGCTGTTGCTACGATCTCTAAGAAGGATGTTGCATCATTCAAATTACGTAAAGGAATGCCAATTGGCGCTAAAGTTACCTTACGTGGGTATAGAATGTATGAATTCCTGGATAGATTGATTACAAGTGCATTGCCACGTGTTCGTGATTTCAACGGTATCAAATCTAATGGGTTTGACGGTAGAGGGAATTACAACCTTGGAATCACTGAGCAAATCATCTTTCCTGAGATCGATATCGATGCTGTGAATAGAATCGCTGGAATGGATATCACTTTTGTTACTTCTGCGGAAACCGATAAGGAAGCAAAAGCATTGTTAACCGAACTAGGATTACCTTTTAAAAAGAACTAA
- the rplO gene encoding 50S ribosomal protein L15 codes for MDLSNLKPAEGSVRKNSKRIGRGEGSGKGGTSTRGHKGAKSRSGYSKKIGFEGGQMPLQRRVPKFGFTNRNRKVYQGINLDTLQSLVDEGRIKDTVDMDVLAENGLAGRNELVKILGRGELKAKLKISVHKFTASAKEAIEAAGGEVVTL; via the coding sequence ATGGATTTAAGTAACTTAAAACCTGCAGAAGGTTCAGTTAGAAAGAATAGCAAGCGTATTGGTCGTGGTGAAGGATCTGGTAAAGGTGGAACCTCTACCAGAGGTCACAAAGGAGCCAAGTCTCGTTCTGGTTATTCGAAAAAGATCGGATTTGAAGGAGGGCAGATGCCACTTCAAAGACGTGTGCCTAAGTTTGGATTCACAAACAGAAATCGTAAGGTTTACCAGGGAATTAACCTGGATACTCTTCAATCTCTTGTTGATGAAGGAAGAATTAAGGATACAGTTGATATGGACGTGCTTGCAGAAAACGGTCTTGCCGGAAGAAACGAGCTTGTTAAGATATTAGGTAGAGGTGAATTAAAGGCAAAGTTGAAAATATCTGTTCATAAATTTACGGCCTCAGCGAAAGAAGCTATCGAAGCTGCCGGAGGTGAAGTTGTTACTTTATAA